One Brachybacterium kimchii genomic window carries:
- a CDS encoding TenA family protein, whose amino-acid sequence MTRAPRPFFEDAALTASLRHQHAQAWERAVGHRFVRELHAGTVPDEVMARYLVQDHRFLDAFLQLIGAALATARTPAARLRFARFAGEVAGDENTYFLRALDALGVSEEQRAQIPNTAPTDGFLDVFREAAETRDHAAILAVLLVTEWLYLDWATRAPAPLPESFVHAEWISLHDGPGFRDLVDFLRAELDAAEIEDPERVRSFFARTVRLENDFFDAAYETAPEGASA is encoded by the coding sequence ATGACACGTGCCCCACGTCCGTTCTTCGAGGATGCCGCGTTGACGGCGTCCCTGCGCCACCAGCACGCCCAGGCGTGGGAGCGCGCCGTCGGTCACCGCTTCGTGCGCGAGCTGCACGCGGGAACCGTCCCGGACGAGGTGATGGCGCGCTACCTGGTGCAGGACCATCGCTTCCTCGACGCCTTCCTGCAGCTGATCGGCGCCGCGCTGGCCACCGCCCGCACCCCCGCCGCCCGGCTGCGCTTCGCGCGCTTCGCCGGAGAGGTCGCCGGTGACGAGAACACGTACTTCTTGCGCGCCCTCGACGCGCTCGGGGTGAGCGAGGAGCAGCGCGCGCAGATCCCGAACACCGCACCCACCGACGGCTTCCTCGACGTGTTCCGCGAGGCCGCGGAGACCCGCGACCACGCCGCGATCCTCGCGGTCCTGCTGGTCACCGAATGGCTCTACCTGGACTGGGCGACCAGGGCGCCCGCTCCCCTGCCCGAGAGCTTCGTCCACGCCGAGTGGATCTCCCTGCACGACGGTCCCGGTTTCCGCGATCTCGTGGACTTCCTGCGCGCCGAGCTCGACGCCGCCGAGATCGAGGACCCCGAGCGCGTGCGCAGCTTCTTCGCGCGCACCGTCCGGCTCGAGAACGACTTCTTCGACGCGGCCTACGAGACGGCCCCCGAGGGGGCGTCGGCATGA
- a CDS encoding S10 family peptidase: MTESHSPSNTTATEAAAAGAAAGALGEGGETRPKPEDRLETTAHLLELPDGSSLTYTATAGTHVLTEEPEGEAYARGTAYAELFAVSYVATDRGSQRPVVFAFNGGPGSSTVWLHLGLLGPRRVDSGDAGALTPPPFGLLDNHETILKDADLVVVDAMSTGYSRPAPGAKPDRHHGITADRDLVADFIMDWLTRNERWLSPVHLVGESYGTTRASAVAGRLVDRFNVAPAGIALLSPVLDFSTIVFAEDFPAGNDAPYLHYLPTYAAIAHAHGKHPGRSLLEVVDEAEAFAETEYPQLLAQGHRLDPEEKREAAEQIAALIGVGPDWVERADLRVEHMAYLAEVLREEGRIVGRIDGRFSAPAGNLNAATMETDPSTDELGPSYTAAINQYLTAELGFTSDVVYEIFSPRVHPWSYKEFENRSVEVASDLARVLRKVPSTRVFVAHGYHDAATPFHASEHVLAHLPIPTDDYRERIRIEYYEAGHMMYVHEPSRVALGEHLGQFVRGE; this comes from the coding sequence ATGACCGAGTCCCACAGCCCCTCGAACACCACCGCGACCGAGGCCGCTGCCGCGGGGGCCGCGGCCGGCGCGCTCGGCGAGGGCGGGGAGACGCGCCCGAAGCCCGAGGACCGCCTGGAGACCACCGCCCATCTGCTCGAGCTGCCCGACGGCTCCTCCCTCACCTACACGGCGACCGCCGGCACGCACGTGCTCACCGAGGAGCCCGAGGGCGAGGCCTATGCGCGCGGCACCGCCTACGCGGAGCTGTTCGCCGTCAGCTACGTCGCGACCGATCGCGGCTCCCAGCGCCCCGTGGTGTTCGCCTTCAACGGCGGCCCCGGCTCCTCGACCGTGTGGCTGCACCTGGGGCTGCTGGGCCCGCGGCGCGTCGACTCCGGTGACGCCGGCGCCCTCACCCCTCCTCCGTTCGGCCTCCTCGACAACCACGAGACGATCCTGAAGGACGCGGACCTGGTGGTCGTCGATGCGATGTCGACCGGGTACTCACGGCCCGCGCCCGGCGCGAAGCCCGACCGCCACCACGGGATCACGGCCGACCGCGACCTCGTGGCGGACTTCATCATGGACTGGCTGACCCGCAACGAGCGCTGGCTCTCCCCGGTGCACCTCGTCGGCGAGTCCTACGGCACCACCCGGGCGAGCGCCGTCGCGGGCCGACTCGTGGATCGCTTCAACGTCGCCCCCGCAGGCATCGCGCTGCTCTCCCCGGTCCTGGACTTCTCCACGATCGTGTTCGCCGAGGACTTCCCCGCCGGCAACGATGCCCCGTACCTGCACTACCTCCCCACCTATGCGGCGATCGCGCACGCGCACGGCAAGCACCCGGGCCGCTCGCTGCTCGAGGTCGTCGACGAGGCGGAGGCCTTCGCCGAGACCGAGTATCCGCAGCTCCTCGCCCAGGGCCACCGCCTGGACCCCGAGGAGAAGCGCGAGGCCGCCGAGCAGATCGCGGCGCTCATCGGCGTCGGCCCCGACTGGGTGGAGCGGGCCGACCTGCGCGTGGAGCACATGGCCTATCTCGCGGAGGTGCTGCGGGAGGAGGGCCGGATCGTCGGCCGCATCGACGGGCGCTTCAGCGCCCCCGCCGGCAACCTCAACGCCGCGACCATGGAGACCGACCCGTCGACCGACGAGCTGGGCCCCTCGTACACCGCCGCCATCAACCAGTACCTGACCGCCGAGCTCGGCTTCACCTCCGACGTGGTCTACGAGATCTTCTCCCCCAGGGTGCATCCCTGGAGCTACAAGGAGTTCGAGAACCGCAGCGTGGAGGTCGCCTCGGACCTCGCCCGGGTCCTGCGGAAGGTGCCGTCCACCAGGGTGTTCGTCGCCCACGGCTACCACGACGCGGCGACCCCGTTCCACGCGAGCGAGCACGTGCTCGCGCACCTGCCGATCCCCACCGACGACTACCGCGAGCGGATCCGCATCGAGTACTACGAGGCGGGGCACATGATGTACGTCCACGAGCCCAGCCGCGTGGCCCTCGGCGAGCACCTCGGCCAGTTCGTGCGCGGGGAGTGA
- a CDS encoding arginase family protein: MTHPDRSDTLRLVWPQWQGAGRENVTSLLPEFPAPVARHGYVVGSRILDAIIPAHDGPTEHVVVEMSEPEEGSTGGIESRASILASLAAAQEAIARHDAERILTLGGECSVSVAPFAALAERHGEDLAVVWIDAHPDADTPETGYDGYHAMAASVLTGHGDAEVLDRLPATIDPSRFAYAGLHAGEPDALANVPAWGLTTIGPDQLRTSSDALLAWLASTGATKVAIHLDVDTVDSDEITFGLGEVPGGLTSAQVHRVIADVDSAYDVVGLTIAEYIPRQVMALQGMLRGLPLVDRRA; this comes from the coding sequence ATGACGCATCCCGACCGCTCCGACACCCTCCGCCTCGTCTGGCCCCAGTGGCAGGGCGCCGGACGCGAGAACGTCACGTCCCTCCTGCCCGAGTTCCCCGCCCCGGTCGCCCGCCACGGCTACGTCGTCGGCTCCCGGATCCTCGACGCGATCATCCCCGCGCACGACGGCCCCACCGAGCACGTCGTCGTGGAGATGTCCGAACCCGAGGAGGGGTCGACGGGCGGCATCGAATCGCGCGCGAGCATCCTCGCCTCCCTCGCCGCCGCCCAGGAGGCGATCGCCCGGCACGACGCGGAGCGCATCCTCACCCTCGGCGGCGAGTGCTCCGTGAGCGTCGCCCCGTTCGCCGCGCTCGCCGAGCGCCACGGCGAGGACCTCGCCGTGGTGTGGATCGACGCGCACCCCGACGCGGACACCCCGGAGACCGGATACGACGGGTACCACGCGATGGCGGCGTCCGTCCTCACCGGGCACGGCGACGCCGAGGTCCTGGATCGCCTGCCGGCCACGATCGATCCCTCCCGCTTCGCCTACGCCGGCCTGCACGCCGGCGAGCCCGACGCCCTGGCGAACGTGCCCGCGTGGGGACTCACGACCATCGGCCCGGATCAGCTGCGCACATCGAGCGACGCGCTGCTCGCATGGCTGGCCTCGACAGGGGCGACGAAGGTCGCCATCCACCTCGACGTCGACACCGTGGACAGCGACGAGATCACCTTCGGGCTCGGCGAGGTCCCCGGGGGCCTCACCAGCGCGCAGGTCCACCGGGTGATCGCCGATGTCGACAGCGCGTACGACGTGGTGGGCCTGACGATCGCCGAGTACATCCCGCGGCAGGTGATGGCCCTGCAGGGCATGCTGCGAGGTCTCCCGCTCGTCGACCGACGGGCCTAG
- a CDS encoding TenA family protein, producing MSAPSLFDRLKASAAEDWDAYVHHPFVTRLGEGTLPLAAFQDYLVQDYLFLFQFARANALAAYKADTLEGIRSAADSLTAIVTETALHVRLTASWGIDREVLETADEKPGTVAYTRFVLDTGMAGDALDLQVALAPCAIGYAEIGTALAPRLAEGAEHPYGEWIAEYAGQEFQASAAVAAARLDELAGGDLPAHRRARLERIFRTATRMEAAFWQQALD from the coding sequence ATGAGCGCACCTTCCCTGTTCGACCGGCTCAAGGCCTCCGCCGCCGAGGACTGGGACGCCTACGTCCACCATCCCTTCGTGACGCGGCTGGGCGAGGGCACGCTCCCCCTGGCCGCCTTCCAGGACTACCTGGTCCAGGACTACCTGTTCCTCTTCCAGTTCGCGCGGGCCAATGCCCTGGCCGCGTACAAGGCCGACACTCTCGAGGGCATCCGCTCGGCCGCGGACTCCCTGACCGCGATCGTCACCGAGACCGCTCTGCACGTGCGGCTCACGGCGTCGTGGGGCATCGACCGCGAGGTGCTCGAGACGGCCGACGAGAAGCCCGGCACCGTCGCCTACACGCGCTTCGTCCTGGACACCGGCATGGCCGGGGACGCCCTGGACCTGCAGGTCGCCCTCGCGCCCTGCGCGATCGGCTATGCGGAGATCGGGACCGCGCTCGCGCCGCGCCTCGCCGAGGGCGCCGAGCATCCCTACGGCGAGTGGATCGCCGAGTACGCGGGGCAGGAGTTCCAGGCGAGCGCCGCCGTGGCCGCCGCGCGGCTCGACGAGCTCGCGGGCGGCGACCTGCCTGCCCACCGCCGGGCGCGGCTCGAGAGGATCTTCCGCACGGCCACCCGCATGGAGGCCGCGTTCTGGCAGCAGGCGCTGGACTGA
- a CDS encoding TetR/AcrR family transcriptional regulator translates to MPTAHETAPHRRGSYAPGQAARARILDAATEAFGEHGYRGASLASIGRMVGMTQQGVLHHFPTKPTLLLAVLEERDRRGQLTWPEGRAFSGTEVLDAWDATVADNVERYGLVRLAHVLGAEATEEGHPAREYFLRHIDIGRTMLREGFAAGVASGELRDDLDYELVIRQVIAMSEGLENQWLIDPDGIDIVACFHDFTRALRARIRRPV, encoded by the coding sequence ATGCCCACCGCGCACGAGACCGCGCCCCACCGGCGCGGGAGCTACGCCCCGGGGCAGGCGGCGCGCGCACGGATCCTCGACGCCGCGACGGAAGCGTTCGGGGAGCACGGCTACCGCGGCGCCTCCCTCGCCTCGATCGGCCGCATGGTCGGGATGACCCAGCAGGGCGTGCTGCATCACTTCCCGACCAAGCCCACGCTGCTGCTGGCGGTCCTCGAGGAGAGGGACCGGCGCGGGCAGCTGACGTGGCCGGAGGGCCGCGCGTTCTCGGGGACCGAGGTCCTCGACGCGTGGGACGCGACCGTCGCCGACAACGTCGAGCGCTACGGCCTGGTGCGCCTGGCGCACGTGCTCGGGGCGGAGGCGACGGAGGAGGGCCATCCGGCGCGTGAGTACTTCCTCCGCCACATCGACATCGGCCGCACCATGCTGCGCGAAGGGTTCGCGGCCGGCGTCGCCTCGGGCGAGCTGCGCGATGACCTGGACTACGAGCTCGTCATCCGCCAGGTGATCGCGATGAGCGAAGGACTGGAGAACCAGTGGCTCATCGACCCCGACGGCATCGACATCGTCGCCTGCTTCCACGACTTCACCCGTGCCCTGCGCGCACGGATCCGTCGGCCCGTCTGA
- a CDS encoding DUF421 domain-containing protein translates to MIDWDLIWRDYVGISGSAVLGVVASTIVLYGFFSLLMQVIGPRLMARPSAGSFVVLAVVGGITARATLGESPTMLGAIVVLSTLVVLEYVTGRFRRVPLLLRRTRPVVVMVDGEPVAAGLRRSRLTRGMLLDRLRVSGVLALDEVELVILEVRGTLTIVRRGSRIDRDLVAQVDGRERIPERLLSEPGAA, encoded by the coding sequence ATGATCGACTGGGACCTCATCTGGCGCGACTACGTCGGGATCAGCGGCAGCGCGGTCCTCGGCGTCGTCGCCTCGACCATCGTGCTGTACGGCTTCTTCTCCCTGCTCATGCAGGTGATCGGCCCGCGCCTGATGGCCCGGCCCAGCGCCGGCAGCTTCGTGGTCCTCGCCGTCGTCGGCGGCATCACCGCCCGCGCGACCCTCGGCGAATCCCCGACGATGCTCGGCGCGATCGTCGTGCTGAGCACCCTGGTCGTCCTCGAGTACGTCACGGGCAGGTTCCGCCGCGTCCCCCTGCTCCTGCGGCGCACGCGTCCCGTCGTCGTCATGGTCGACGGGGAGCCGGTCGCGGCCGGCCTGCGTCGCAGCAGGCTGACGCGCGGCATGCTGCTGGATCGTCTGCGCGTGAGCGGGGTGCTCGCCCTCGACGAGGTGGAGCTGGTGATCCTCGAGGTCCGCGGCACGCTCACGATCGTCCGGCGCGGCAGCCGGATCGACCGCGATCTCGTGGCCCAGGTCGACGGACGCGAGCGGATCCCCGAGCGTCTGCTGTCCGAGCCGGGGGCCGCCTGA
- a CDS encoding SLC13 family permease — MLGLLRRRAGALAIGALALGAVLCVLSGGLPSQDLAALMARVAPVLGFVLAIAVLAELAREAGLLDVIAHGLTVLAHGRTAVLWCAVCALAVVCTAFFSLDTTALIMTPVVVLTARRVDVPAVPFALATVWLANTASLLLPVSNLTNLLARDVLGGGTASFLARSAAPTLVAIVVPVALVAVVHRRDLQGRFRASPAPQIHDRALLRISGCVVVVLLPLLVVVPAVWIPAGAAALVLLLAFALRRREAIGAHLVPWRPLAIALALFVLVETAHVQGATSFVLRAADGGTGPMGLLRTAGTSALAANVLDNLPAFLLLEHRAGDDPTSTMALLIGVDAGPLITPWASLATLLWHQRMQAMGVRIPWVRFMALGAVAVVITVPLATLALAVLE, encoded by the coding sequence ATGCTCGGACTCCTGCGCAGGCGCGCCGGCGCGCTCGCGATCGGGGCGCTCGCCCTGGGCGCCGTGCTGTGCGTCCTCAGCGGCGGGCTGCCTTCGCAGGATCTCGCAGCACTGATGGCGCGGGTCGCGCCCGTGCTCGGATTCGTCCTCGCGATCGCGGTGCTCGCCGAGCTCGCGCGCGAAGCAGGACTCCTGGACGTGATCGCCCACGGCCTCACCGTCCTCGCGCACGGGCGCACCGCGGTGCTGTGGTGCGCCGTGTGCGCGCTCGCCGTGGTGTGCACGGCCTTCTTCTCCCTGGACACGACGGCGCTGATCATGACCCCGGTGGTCGTGCTCACGGCGCGGCGCGTCGACGTGCCCGCGGTGCCCTTCGCCCTGGCCACGGTGTGGCTCGCGAACACGGCGTCCCTGCTGCTGCCGGTCTCGAACCTCACGAACCTGCTGGCCAGGGACGTCCTGGGCGGGGGCACGGCGTCCTTCCTGGCCCGCAGCGCGGCACCGACCCTGGTCGCGATCGTGGTGCCGGTGGCCCTCGTGGCCGTCGTCCATCGCCGGGACCTGCAGGGTCGATTCCGGGCGTCGCCCGCCCCGCAGATCCATGACCGCGCGCTGCTGCGGATCAGCGGATGCGTGGTCGTCGTGCTGCTGCCCCTGCTCGTGGTGGTGCCCGCGGTGTGGATCCCGGCGGGCGCCGCCGCGCTCGTGCTGCTGCTCGCCTTCGCGCTGCGGCGCCGCGAGGCGATCGGAGCGCACCTGGTGCCCTGGCGTCCGCTCGCGATCGCCCTCGCCCTCTTCGTGCTGGTGGAGACCGCGCACGTGCAGGGTGCGACGTCGTTCGTGCTGCGCGCGGCCGACGGCGGCACGGGGCCGATGGGGCTGCTGCGCACGGCCGGCACCTCGGCGCTCGCGGCGAACGTGCTCGACAACCTCCCCGCCTTCCTCCTCCTCGAGCATCGCGCGGGGGACGATCCCACCTCCACCATGGCCCTGCTGATCGGTGTGGACGCGGGGCCGCTCATCACCCCGTGGGCATCGTTGGCCACGCTCCTGTGGCATCAGCGGATGCAGGCGATGGGCGTGCGGATCCCCTGGGTGCGCTTCATGGCGCTGGGCGCGGTCGCGGTGGTGATCACGGTGCCGCTGGCGACTCTCGCGCTGGCCGTCCTGGAGTGA
- a CDS encoding proline racemase family protein yields MRRERTIELIDTQSGGDVSRIVIAGIEPVPGATALEKARFLQREGDGLRRLLLSEPYGDPAMSVDLIVEPGHPEAQAGYIIMEAMGYPMYSGSNTICTATALLESGTIAMTDGVQSVVLESPAGLARITADCADGRVESVTTRGEPAFVADRDLVVDAPGIGPVRFDLVWSGAYYAMVRAADHGFAVAADEQIALAAFGDAFVRAARPGLRHEHPSLGDVGPLPFVHFMGEIRAMAGGGLESPSATYVHPGVICRSPTGTGTSARLALMAADGDLAPGGTLETISPRGSRFLGTLTGPAEVGGLPAWDSTTTGTARLLARSHVTVDLDDPLVDASDLEALLRE; encoded by the coding sequence ATGCGCCGTGAACGCACGATCGAGCTGATCGACACGCAGTCCGGCGGGGACGTCAGCCGCATCGTGATCGCCGGCATCGAGCCGGTACCGGGCGCGACGGCGCTCGAGAAGGCACGCTTCCTGCAGCGCGAGGGCGACGGCCTGCGGCGCCTGCTGCTCTCCGAGCCCTACGGCGACCCCGCGATGTCCGTCGACCTCATCGTCGAACCCGGGCATCCCGAGGCGCAGGCCGGCTACATCATCATGGAGGCCATGGGGTACCCGATGTACTCGGGGTCCAACACGATCTGCACCGCGACCGCCCTGCTGGAGAGCGGGACGATCGCGATGACCGACGGCGTGCAGAGCGTGGTCCTGGAGTCGCCCGCCGGCCTCGCCCGCATCACCGCCGACTGCGCCGACGGCCGCGTCGAGTCCGTGACCACGCGCGGCGAGCCCGCCTTCGTCGCCGATCGCGACCTCGTCGTCGACGCGCCCGGGATCGGCCCGGTCCGCTTCGACCTGGTGTGGAGCGGGGCCTACTACGCGATGGTCCGCGCCGCCGACCACGGCTTCGCGGTCGCGGCCGACGAGCAGATCGCCCTCGCCGCCTTCGGCGACGCCTTCGTGCGCGCCGCCCGGCCCGGCCTGCGCCACGAGCATCCCTCCCTCGGGGACGTCGGCCCGCTGCCGTTCGTGCACTTCATGGGCGAGATCCGCGCGATGGCGGGCGGGGGACTCGAGTCGCCGTCGGCCACCTATGTGCATCCGGGCGTGATCTGCCGCAGCCCCACCGGGACCGGCACCTCGGCCCGGCTCGCGCTGATGGCCGCGGACGGCGACCTCGCCCCCGGCGGCACCCTGGAGACGATCTCCCCGCGCGGGTCGCGGTTCCTCGGCACCCTGACCGGGCCCGCCGAGGTCGGCGGCTTGCCCGCATGGGACTCGACGACCACCGGCACGGCGCGGCTGCTCGCGCGCTCGCACGTGACCGTGGACCTCGATGACCCGCTCGTGGACGCCTCGGACCTGGAGGCGCTGCTGCGGGAGTGA
- a CDS encoding glycogen debranching N-terminal domain-containing protein, whose translation MSTHASSPSPSAPRQFENHQPFLHDLAVVLRAPLQAWSAPDGTITGAGAQGIYLGDTRVVSDLTCEVEDAAESADEDHEHLTLSPLPAETRSAQAVMFRWVVTAPDLPGDPLMILERTRTASGRGIRETLRLRNDDDRPRTLSLRLGLVTDSATMSQVKDPSLMLAQAPARPVARIRDGAARWRIGERGEAVLHASTGTGTLVQDVDGPVVTWHCVLEAPARGTAEADWELAFTDPDVPFEAAEPRSVALTAAPDADPERRAARDLLVRSLADLDALRLQVPGDPARSFAAAGAPWFFTLFGRDSIIAASLVLPVDTTLAEGTLRTLASMQGTRVVTDTAERPGKILHEVRAQGMEMAESHLPPVYFGTIDATPLWIELLHDALDAGLDATVLTDLLPHLEAAARWLLEHADADGDGLLEYVDESGHGLANQGWKDSDDSIRRADGSLASGAIALAEVQGYAYAAALHAADLLERGAPRDPSSADLPARLRTFAAHLRETFHARFWCEDARGRYPALALDGAERPVDGVASNMGHLLGTGLLNADQERLVVDRLMDPTLFSGFGIRTLSTDNGGYGPLRYHGGSVWTHDTGYILRGMLRAGFVDEAQMLARGLLRAAGAFDQRLPELFGGQSADEVCAPLPYPASCRPQAWAAASAVPIARALGLV comes from the coding sequence GTGAGCACGCACGCGTCCTCCCCGAGCCCGTCCGCGCCGCGGCAGTTCGAGAACCACCAACCCTTCCTCCACGACCTCGCCGTGGTGCTGCGCGCTCCACTGCAGGCCTGGTCGGCGCCCGACGGCACGATCACGGGCGCCGGCGCGCAGGGCATCTATCTCGGAGACACCCGCGTCGTCTCCGACCTCACCTGCGAGGTCGAGGACGCTGCCGAGTCCGCGGACGAGGACCATGAGCACCTCACTCTCTCGCCCCTCCCCGCCGAGACGCGCAGCGCACAAGCGGTCATGTTCCGTTGGGTCGTCACCGCACCCGATCTGCCGGGCGACCCGCTCATGATCCTCGAGCGCACGCGCACAGCGTCCGGCCGCGGCATCCGCGAGACGCTGCGCCTGCGCAACGACGACGACCGCCCGCGCACCCTGTCGCTGCGCCTCGGGCTCGTCACCGACAGCGCGACGATGTCGCAGGTCAAGGACCCGAGTCTGATGCTCGCGCAGGCCCCCGCCCGCCCCGTGGCCCGCATCCGGGACGGTGCGGCGCGGTGGCGGATCGGTGAGCGGGGCGAGGCGGTGCTCCACGCGAGCACCGGCACTGGCACGCTCGTCCAGGACGTCGACGGACCCGTCGTCACCTGGCACTGCGTCCTCGAAGCACCGGCGCGCGGAACGGCCGAGGCGGACTGGGAGCTCGCGTTCACCGACCCGGACGTCCCGTTCGAGGCCGCCGAGCCCCGAAGCGTCGCGCTCACCGCCGCGCCGGACGCGGACCCCGAGCGTCGGGCCGCCCGCGACCTCCTGGTCCGCTCCCTCGCGGACCTCGACGCGCTGCGTCTGCAGGTGCCGGGAGATCCGGCCCGCAGCTTCGCCGCGGCCGGCGCGCCGTGGTTCTTCACCCTCTTCGGCCGCGACTCGATCATCGCCGCCTCACTGGTCCTGCCCGTCGACACCACGCTCGCGGAGGGCACCCTGCGCACGCTCGCGAGCATGCAGGGCACCCGCGTCGTGACCGACACGGCCGAGCGGCCCGGCAAGATCCTCCACGAAGTGCGGGCCCAGGGCATGGAGATGGCCGAGAGCCATCTGCCGCCGGTCTACTTCGGCACGATCGACGCGACGCCCCTGTGGATCGAGCTCCTGCACGACGCCCTCGACGCGGGCCTCGACGCCACGGTGCTCACCGACCTGCTCCCGCACCTCGAGGCCGCCGCCCGCTGGCTCCTCGAGCACGCCGATGCCGACGGCGACGGTCTGCTGGAGTACGTCGACGAGAGCGGGCACGGCCTGGCGAACCAGGGCTGGAAGGACTCCGACGACTCGATCCGCCGCGCGGACGGCTCCCTCGCGAGCGGCGCGATCGCCCTCGCCGAGGTCCAGGGATACGCCTATGCCGCCGCGCTGCACGCCGCCGACCTGCTCGAGCGCGGCGCCCCGAGGGACCCGTCGTCCGCGGATCTCCCCGCCCGCCTGCGCACCTTCGCCGCGCATCTGCGCGAGACGTTCCACGCACGCTTCTGGTGCGAGGACGCGCGCGGTCGGTACCCCGCGCTCGCCCTCGACGGCGCCGAGCGCCCGGTCGACGGCGTCGCCTCGAACATGGGACACCTGCTGGGGACCGGCCTGCTAAACGCGGACCAGGAGCGCCTGGTCGTGGATCGCCTCATGGACCCGACGCTGTTCTCGGGCTTCGGCATCCGCACCCTCTCGACCGACAACGGCGGATACGGGCCGCTGCGCTACCACGGCGGCAGCGTGTGGACGCATGACACCGGGTACATCCTGCGCGGCATGCTCCGCGCGGGCTTCGTGGACGAGGCGCAGATGCTCGCGCGCGGTCTGCTGCGGGCCGCGGGCGCCTTCGACCAGCGGCTTCCCGAGCTGTTCGGCGGGCAGAGCGCCGACGAGGTCTGCGCGCCCCTGCCCTACCCGGCCTCGTGCCGTCCGCAGGCGTGGGCCGCGGCGAGCGCCGTCCCGATCGCCCGGGCGCTCGGGCTGGTCTAG